In Fusarium oxysporum f. sp. lycopersici 4287 chromosome 6, whole genome shotgun sequence, a single window of DNA contains:
- a CDS encoding hypothetical protein (At least one base has a quality score < 10), with protein MCYFDQTRWACGYWRWGHFRQQCNKEYRMGETCGLKLVYETRTKRDNCKLCQDMEKKQRRYDKMYRDVQRWQREGNRNATIERTCAEMQEVLGQIYRMREEHDHRLQSLGQVGLEYDFLSLFIRTGIVCDEEHYMSD; from the coding sequence ATGTGCTACTTTGATCAAACGCGCTGGGCCTGCGGCTACTGGCGTTGGGGTCACTTCCGCCAACAGTGCAACAAAGAATACCGGATGGGCGAGACGTGCGGCCTGAAGCTTGTCTACGAAACCAGGACCAAGAGAGATAACTGCAAACTCTGCCAGGatatggagaagaagcagcgCCGGTACGACAAGATGTATCGCGACGTTCAGCGCTGGCAGAGGGAGGGCAACCGAAATGCGACCATCGAGCGAACGTGTGCCGAGATGCAAGAAGTACTTGGTCAAATATACCGTATGAGAGAGGAGCATGATCACAGGCTGCAATCCCTTGGCCAGGTGGGTCTAGAATATGATTTCCTTTCTTTGTTTATTCGCACAGGCATTGTGTGCGACGAGGAACACTACATGAGTGACTAA
- a CDS encoding hypothetical protein (At least one base has a quality score < 10), with translation MSTIQSQSSPATLLWDHQDLIPLQKNLGEEDLVLLLTPAVVPLDQSPTNAGDPFEPLGKALARTHPWIRHVPYSKERGITGIHVAFIKRARVVIFVLTGFSTEEGLFQLELAEVAREVCEERPLVLVACCEVSEKGARAYGFPTLIQCPGYFVADLQAVAVLLTSERPTTEATPKTRNSPPPPTWPLLKWDYDRDLPETHALWEACLPSKFYLNRSTLGSRLKRDGYAMHYLVREPHKGEAIGFCATFTTFTDSSGDRLIGSIAAIIVHKDFRGQGVGRFLHDEVASKLKKIRGVGIIQLGSTFPRLLYGLPVPETDTEWFEKRGWNMKESTPGNGRRVLDWLLRFADHPVPDLASAGLTFRPCQTADYQKVVEMANKESQKRYRFGWYDQYAKTMDTCYVNDIVVGLEGENLVAAAITYFPNNGSPCGADIPWPASIGQGIGGVSCICIKDEDPDMVNRRDSVATRLLLACRQTLSERGMVGMFVDGSRSDENVLQSLGFCKWAEYKELWRKA, from the exons ATGTCAACTATACAAAGCCAGAGCTCACCGGCCACTTTACTATGGGATCACCAAGACCTGATTCCCCTTCAAAAGAACCTTGGTGAAGAAGATTTAGTCTTGTTATTAACACCTGCTGTTGTTCCGTTAGACCAGAGTCCTACCAACGCAGGTGATCCTTTCGAGCCTCTCGGTAAAGCACTTGCGCGCACACATCCTTGGATCCGGCATGTTCCTTATAGTAAGGAGCGTGGCATTACCGGCATTCATGTGGCATTCATCAAGCGAGCACGAGTCGTTATCTTCGTGCTGACTGGCTTCTCGACAGAGGAAGGTTTATTTCAGCTTGAACTCGCCGAGGTTGCTCGTGAGGTGTGTGAAGAGCGCCCTTTAGTGCTGGTAGCCTGCTGTGAAGTTTCGGAAAAGGGGGCCCGCGCGTATGGTTTCCCAACTCTCATTCAGTGTCCGGGGTACTTTGTGGCAGACTTACAAGCCGTCGCCGTTCTTTTGACAAGTGAACGGCCGACAACAGAGGCCACGCCAAAGACCCGTAACTCTCCTCCCCCGCCAACTTGGCCGCTCCTGAAATGGGACTACGACAGAGATCTCCCAGAGACCCACGCTTTATGGGAAGCATGTTTGCCTTCCAAGTTCTATCTAAATCGGTCAACTCTTGGTTCTCGCTTGAAACGCGATGGATATGCCATGCATTACTTGGTGAGAGAACCCCATAAAGGGGAGGCCATTGGATTTTGTGCAACATTCACAACGTTTACGGATAGTAGTGGCGACCGACTGATTGGATCAATAGCCGCCATCATCGTTCATAAAGACTTTCGGGGCCAAGGTGTTGGGCGCTTCCTCCACGACGAGGTCGCGAGCAAACTTAAAAAGATTCGAGGTGTCGGAATCATTCAACTTGGAAGCACATTTCCAAGATTACTCTACGGTCTGCCCGTTCCTGAAACCGATACGGAGTGGTTCGAAAAACGAGGTTGGAACATGAAGGAATCCACACCTGGAAACGGGCGGCGGGTGCTCGATTGGCTCTTGAGATTTGCCGACCATCCAGTTCCTGATCTGGCTTCCGCTGGCTTGACTTTCAGGCCATGTCAGACAGCAGATTACCAGAAGGTTGTCGAGATGGCAAATAAGGAGTCACAGAAGAGATACCGGTTTGGGTGGTACGACCAATACGCCAAAACTATGGACACTTGCTATGTGAACGACATTGTAGTCGGGCTTGAAGGGGAAAATCTGGTAGCTGCGGCAATAACATATTTTCCAAATAATGGGAGCCCTTGCGGCGCAGATATTCCATGGCCAGCCTCAATCGGACAAGGCATTGGAGGAGTTTCGTGCATCTGCATCAAAG ATGAAGACCCGGATATGGTCAATCGTCGTGACTCGGTGGCTACGAGATTGCTCCTGGCTTGTCGGCAGACCCTGAGTGAGAGAGGAATGGTTGGAATGTTTGTTGATGGCAGCAGATCGGACGAAAATGTGCTGCAGTCTTTAG GCTTTTGCAAATGGGCAGAATATAAAGAGCTTTGGCGAAAAGCCTAG
- a CDS encoding hypothetical protein (At least one base has a quality score < 10) gives MANIQYSFPTALPKCSHAAPAQLHGNPDRHYRELDTYPPVLVHLRQQQQPQNPPQYQYLLRQYQQQRPPCGSRDPPIQRDTTEDGCRPKSTGHVPEGTSSTHLPAPSLLTPAVPGAYPDNTPQHMNYEDAPSMPPTPDVYSAPTSVTRQTSREQLQDCSLNTFEPLSGGHPSARKKRKRVSQACNRCRQLKVRCDGVVPCERCKRMRANCIYSEHRPKLMDQAQADIVQGPSSAQTSLDSIISQLEPANQRLNKTESHVPKDIATSAAKAGSPVGGECTRPPTSPYFDKGASAVRCYNDAHRDHPSSEPMPLRMMAEEEMEVEPGPPVPPGEPAIPINHTTLAGLLLEWPSIRELTKHHVEREGVRYISEYPISQEQNRGVLILYGRGEDSHPSQHVREPTDHGNLDVADDLSDMASPSPAADWGQLGGLSPPDQVEYKGGVLVDGNPDFSELKVWAYVESFKENILNMHPIIQPKLLDYWVRHFLENLTASQPRSAKSQIHKPNMAVAGSKRKRPPGLDDFEPPTPAPPRTCRPDRSIHTALILTVLALGKVCLHRDNVPDVVHLTEPLPHGSPALRNGAIPPPPNQGSLLVYSSHSHSSGLPSPKEQDRNIHSRRSSIHGTDAFRSGYSLKKNYEVIPGLEYFAYATDILGNHAGAYNNMKNVYANIFAGLYHGQLGRPMESFAFIHRASHKLQVIMRPSLDKMRRIKRNSEFIQETKYNQLALTFWTCLQLESDLIAEMQLPPSGLLSYEDDMPHPNMSLLEGFNQRILDSYPGQLYLRTHLNSIHRMFYAPEDPAKPGKDKFRNVGVVSDAVSGMHWVAPSFAFREDDPPADDILAARLRAKYWGAQVITYRPFIRQILQFSHSIKNHASSPNFPSVSSEFRQDITAPVIHPKARTHGDVDPQVVELAKKGIKALIESTRAFHGLGDRRPIITNIFGTAHAQWGNLLILSAAFRDPILHTYVDEELLRTLFHKTIQFLRQSATATSALRTDMHILEGLQRDLFQLRSEDQLELLERHKRTWLPYSKTCSHARAASDTPSDGRSRAPTIYAPSLADEYFLS, from the exons ATGGCCAACATCCAATATTCATTTCCAACTG CTCTGCCGAAATGCTCCCACGCCGCACCTGCGCAACTACATGGCAATCCCGATCGCCACTATCGTGAACTCGATACTTACCCTCCCGTTCTAGTTCATCTCcgacagcaacagcagcccCAAAACCCGCCACAATATCAGTATTTGCTACGGCAGTACCAACAGCAACGTCCTCCGTGCGGCTCAAGAGATCCTCCTATACAACGAGATACTACCGAGGATGGATGTCGACCCAAATCAACGGGCCATGTGCCAGAAGGAACGTCTTCAACACATCTGCCAGCTCCCTCGCTCCTAACTCCTGCTGTGCCCGGCGCATACCCAGATAATACACCGCAACACATGAATTACGAAGACGCGCCTTCTATGCCCCCAACCCCGGATGTCTATAGCGCGCCTACTTCCGTAACCCGTCAGACGTCCCGCGAGCAGCTTCAAGATTGTTCCCTAAACACCTTTGAACCCTTGTCTGGTGGGCATCCGTCggcaagaaagaaaaggaagcgAGTTAGTCAG GCATGCAACAGGTGCCGACAGCTGAAGGTCAGGTGCGACGGCGTGGTGCCATGTGAGAGATGCAAAAGAATGAGGGCGAATTGCATATACAGCGAACACAGACCAAAACT GATGGATCAGGCTCAAGCCGACATTGTACAAGGCCCCAGTTCTGCTCAGACTTCGCTTGACTCGATTATATCCCAACTGGAGCCAGCAAATCAGAGATTGAACAAGACGGAGTCCCACGTGCCTAAGGATATTGCGACATCAGCTGCCAAGGCTGGATCGCCAGTGGGGGGTGAGTGCACGCGGCCGCCAACATCGCCTTACTTTGACAAAGGCGCTTCTGCAGTTCGATGCTACAATGACGCCCATCGCGATCACCCGTCCTCAGAGCCTATGCCACTGCGCATGAtggctgaggaagagatggaggTAGAGCCAGGCCCACCCGTTCCCCCTGGTGAGCCCGCGATTCCAATCAACCATACGACTCTGGCAGGCCTGCTGTTGGAATGGCCTTCCATTCGGGAGCTTACAAAACATCACGTTGAGCGCGAAGGTGTTCGATACATTAGCGAATATCCCATCAGCCAAGAACAGAACAGAGGCGTTCTGATATTGTATGGTCGAGGTGAAGATTCCCACCCTTCACAACATGTTAGAGAACCAACCGACCATGGCAACTTGGATGTGGCCGACGATTTATCCGATATGGCATCTCCTTCGCCCGCAGCTGATTGGGGCCAGCTCGGTGGACTGAGTCCTCCAGACCAAGTGGAATACAAGGGAGGTGTTTTGGTTGATGGCAATCCTGATTTCTCTGAGCTCAAAGTTTGGGCGTACGTGGAGAGTTTTAAGGAAAACATTCTCAACATGCACCCTATTATTCAACCCAAGCTCTTGGATTATTGGGTGAGACATTTTCTAGAAAACCTCACAGCGTCACAACCGCGCTCAGCAAAGTCACAAATCCACAAGCCCAACATGGCCGTTGCAGGCTCAAAGAGAAAACGACCGCCAGGGCTGGATGATTTCGAGCCACCCACACCAGCGCCACCACGTACTTGTCGACCAGATCGGTCCATCCACACCGCTCTAATTCTCACGGTTCTGGCTTTGGGTAAAGTTTGCCTTCACCGTGATAACGTGCCTGATGTCGTCCATCTTACAGAGCCTCTTCCCCATGGAAGCCCTGCCCTCCGCAATGGAGCCATTCCACCTCCGCCCAATCAAGGCTCCCTTCTAGTGTACTCATCTCATTCCCATTCATCAGGTTTGCCATCACCTAAAGAGCAAGACCGGAACATTCATAGTCGTCGATCCTCTATCCATGGCACAGATGCTTTCCGCTCTGGCTACAGTCTTAAGAAGAACTATGAGGTAATTCCTGGCCTGGAGTACTTTGCATATGCTACGGATATCCTTGGCAACCACGCCGGCGCGTACAACAACATGAAAAATGTGTACGCTAACATCTTTGCCGGGCTGTATCATGGCCAGCTGGGCAGACCAATGGAGAGCTTTGCTTTCATCCACAGGGCCAGCCACAAGCTTCAAGTCATCATGAGACC GAGCTTGGACAAAATGCGACGAATCAAGCGTAACAGCGAGTTCATCCAGGAAACCAAGTATAACCAACTTGCTCTCACGTTCTGGACTTGCCTGCAGCTCGAGAGTGATCTCATTGCAGAGATGCAACTTCCCCCATCAGGACTGCTCTCGTATGAAGATGACATGCCGCACCCTAACATGAGTCTCTTGGAAGGTTTCAACCAGCGCATCTTGGACAGCTACCCAGGTCAGCTATACTTGCGTACCCACCTCAACAGCATCCACCGAATGTTTTACGCTCCTGAAGATCCGGCCAAACCTGGCAAAGATAAGTTCCGCAATGTCGGTGTCGTGTCTGATGCTGTCTCGGGTATGCATTGGGTTGCCCCCAGCTTTGCATTCAGAGAGGATGATCCCCCTGCAGATGATATTCTGGCAGCAAGACTGCGGGCAAAGTACTGGGGAGCTCAGGTGATCACTTATCGCCCATTCATCCGACAAATTCTGCAGTTCTCGCACTCAATTAAGAATCATGCATCGAGCCCCAACTTTCCCAGCGTCAGCTCCGAATTTCGACAGGACATCACAGCACCTGTTATTCATCCCAAGGCCAGAACGCATGGCGATGTCGATCCTCAAGTCGTTGAATTGGCTAAGAAGGGTATTAAAGCGCTCATTGAAAGCACCCGTGCTTTCCACGGTCTGGGAGATAGGAGGCCGATCATCACCAATATTTTTGGCACAGCTCACGC GCAATGGGGCAACCTGTTGATTCTGTCCGCTGCATTCCGTGACCCAATCCTTCACACCTACGTAGATGAGGAACTACTCCGAACACTGTTCCACAAGACGATCCAGTTTTTGCGACAGTCGGCAACGGCAACGAGCGCACTTCGAACAGACATGCACATCCTTGAAGGCCTACAGAGAGATCTTTTTCAGCTACGATCTGAGGACCAactcgagcttctcgagcgGCACAAGCGCACCTGGCTACCATACTCCAAGACCTGTTCCCATGCCCGCGCCGCCTCAGACACCCCATCAGATGGGCGATCAAGGGCACCCACGATCTATGCCCCATCGTTGGCCGATGAATATTTCCTATCGTGA
- a CDS encoding hypothetical protein (At least one base has a quality score < 10) gives MVNRSWNDWQKGWQKGWQADWQTGWQMDWQTGWQMDWQTGWQMDWQTGWQMDWQTGWQMDWQMD, from the coding sequence ATGGTGAATAGGTCTTGGAATGACTGGCAAAAGGGCTGGCAAAAGGGCTGGCAAGCGGACTGGCAAACGGGCTGGCAAATGGACTGGCAAACGGGCTGGCAAATGGACTGGCAAACGGGCTGGCAAATGGACTGGCAAACGGGCTGGCAAATGGACTGGCAAACGGGCTGGCAAATGGACTGGCAAATGGACTGA